A genomic stretch from Helianthus annuus cultivar XRQ/B chromosome 1, HanXRQr2.0-SUNRISE, whole genome shotgun sequence includes:
- the LOC110864605 gene encoding (-)-germacrene D synthase produces MEVKQEVVRPQSTFHPSIWGDQFLVYEEEQEEQATVEQTIQSLKDEVRKQILVAFDDPTKHNDLLKLVNDIQRLGIAYCFDQELEKALGHIYIIYGDDWNGVSAFLWFRLLRQEGFYVSCDIFNKYKNKDGTFKESLTNDVEGLLELYEAAYMRVAGEVVLDDALAFTKGQLEKITKDPLRWNCTQILSRHIEEALERPIWKRLPRLEALRYIPFYEQQDAHNESLLRLAKLEFNRLQSLHKRELSQVSKWWKDLEPQKNLHYVRDRLPELYFWAVGAYFVLVSESSDTQDHSERTGLLLYSQSQSII; encoded by the exons aTGGAAGTTAAACAGGAGGTTGTTCGCCCCCAATCGACCTTTCATCCAAGTATCTGGGGAGATCAGTTTCTGGTCTATGAGGAGGAG CAAGAAGAGCAAGCTACAGTAGAGCAAACAATCCAAAGTTTGAAAGATGAAGTGAGGAAACAAATACTGGTAGCATTTGATGATCCCACTAAGCATAATGACTTGTTGAAACTTGTCAATGATATCCAACGCCTCGGCATTGCCTACTGTTTTGATCAAGAGCTCGAGAAAGCCTTGGGccatatttatattatatatggTGATGACTGGAATGGTGTTAGTGCTTTCCTTTGGTTTCGACTCCTCCGACAAGAAGGATTTTATGTTTCATGCG ATATTTTCAACAAATACAAGAACAAGGATGGAACTTTTAAGGAATCTTTAACTAATGATGTTGAAGGCCTGCTTGAGTTATATGAGGCGGCATATATGCGGGTGGCAGGCGAAGTTGTACTAGATGATGCTCTTGCTTTTACAAAAGGCCAGCTAGAGAAAATAACAAAGGATCCCCTCCGATGGAATTGTACCCAGATTCTTTCGAGGCACATAGAGGAAGCACTAGAGCGGCCTATATGGAAAAGGTTGCCAAGACTAGAGGCGTTGCGATATATACCTTTCTATGAACAACAAGATGCACATAATGAATCCTTGCTTAGACTTGCAAAGTTGGAATTCAACCGACTTCAATCTTTGCACAAAAGAGAGCTTAGCCAAGTCTCCAA GTGGTGGAAAGATCTGGAGCCTCAAAAGAATTTGCATTATGTAAGAGACAGATTGCCAGAACTCTACTTCTGGGCTGTGGGAGCCTACTTTGTGTTGGTATCAGAATCGTCGGACACCCAGGACCATTCGGAACGGACCGGGTTGTTATTATATTCACAATCACAATCAATCATATAA
- the LOC118489896 gene encoding beta-caryophyllene synthase-like — protein MMQDDTYDCYGTYEELEIFNEAIQRWSVTCIDALPDYMKFVYKIFLDSYGEMEEIMASEGKSYQVECAKDLMKELSRHYMIEAKWKNEGYEPTSEEHESVSFVSAGYKMLIPTSFVSMGEKVIEEAFKWALSFPPLIKSACVIARIMDDIVEGKEKEVVSTVECYMKEHDVKEEYVYNLFKERVEDAWKYMNLELLTRKDIPVVLKMRVINLARVIESLYKYDDFLKNVGIELQDNIKCCFINAITL, from the exons ATGATGCAGG ATGACACTTATGATTGCTACGGAACTTATGAGGAACTTGAGATTTTCAACGAAGCGATTCAAAG GTGGTCAGTTACCTGCATCGATGCACTTCCGGATTACATGAAGTTCGTATACAAAATATTCTTGGATTCATATGGTGAAATGGAGGAAATCATGGCAAGTGAAGGAAAATCATATCAAGTTGAATGTGCAAAAGATTTG ATGAAAGAGTTGAGTAGACATTACATGATTGAAGCAAAATGGAAAAATGAAGGGTATGAACCAACATCAGAGGAGCATGAATCAGTTTCATTTGTATCTGCAGGCTACAAAATGCTTATTCCAACAAGTTTTGTGAGCATGGGTGAGAAAGTCATAGAAGAAGCATTCAAATGGGCCCTTAGCTTTCCCCCTCTTATAAAATCTGCATGTGTAATTGCTAGGATTATGGATGACATTGTG GAAGGGAAAGAAAAGGAGGTTGTGTCCACAGTGGAATGCTACATGAAGGAACATGATGTCAAGGAGGAGTACGTCTATAATTTGTTCAAGGAAAGAGTAGAAGATGCATGgaaatatatgaacctagaattGCTTACACGTAAAGACATTCCTGTGGTCCTCAAAATGCGTGTGATCAACCTGGCACGCGTAATCGAATCACTATATAAATATGATGATTTCTTAAAGAACGTTGGTATAGAACTGCAAGATAATATCAAATGTTGTTTCATAAATGCAATAAccttataa